The segment ATGTTCCCGGAGAATTTGCCCGCGCTCCTTCGGTAGATGGTAATGGTTCGCTGTTAGCTTTTGAATCAGATGCTAATTATAACGGTAATAACCCAAACACTGTAAGAGAAATATGGGTCTATGAGGTAGCAAATAAAGAGTTCCTCCAGGTGACCGATGTCTCAGACGGCTTAAGTGAAGATGCAAGAATCAGTGCAGATGGTAGCAGCGTGGCCTTCGGTTCACGGTCAGATATAGGCAATAACCCTGATCTTAGAAGAGAGGTTTACGTCGCTCAGTGTTTCAGAGGCGAGCTTGTCCCAACTCTCTCTGAGTGGGGCCTTATTGCAATGGCCGGAGTTTTAGGACTCATAGGTTTTGCGGTACTGAGAAGAAGACAAGCT is part of the Thermodesulfobacteriota bacterium genome and harbors:
- a CDS encoding IPTL-CTERM sorting domain-containing protein gives rise to the protein VPGEFARAPSVDGNGSLLAFESDANYNGNNPNTVREIWVYEVANKEFLQVTDVSDGLSEDARISADGSSVAFGSRSDIGNNPDLRREVYVAQCFRGELVPTLSEWGLIAMAGVLGLIGFAVLRRRQAAA